TGCGCTCATCTAATTGTTCTTCAATATCAATATAAATCTCTTCTACTGGATGTCCAATATGGGGTTGAGCTTGTTTGGGTTGATTTTGATCTAGTAGTTCTTTGGCTACTAAAAGATGTCCTTTCATTAACCCCAATTTGGTCATGTAGTCAATATCTTTAGCTTCACCTGTAAGTACCACTTCCTCAACTGTCACCATGTCTTTAATTTGGTCAAACTGTGGTTGAGTAATCACTTTTTTACTGACCAAATCCGTTGGATTAGCGTAGGGACGATTAGCTTGGATTTTGTTGGATAAAGCCGGAATTCCTAATGTAGCTTCTAATTTATCTAATTGGGATAAAATTGCATTATTGATATTAATTTTAGCTTTACCACTATGACCGCTATGGGCGCTGGTTTCGGCAACTTGGGCTGTACTTGGTGTTGATTTAACATCTGCTGTGGGTGAGTCGCTGGTACAAGAACTCAGGGAAATCATCGCACAAGCCGCGATAGATAAGAATAAATAACGGAATTTGATCATTTTTACTCCTGGTAAATTGAATAGTTCTAACCAGCTTAAGTAGGTGGGCGGAGGAAAATCAAAATATATTCCGTTTTGTAAAATGG
The DNA window shown above is from Anabaena sp. WA102 and carries:
- a CDS encoding ComEA family DNA-binding protein, which produces MIKFRYLFLSIAACAMISLSSCTSDSPTADVKSTPSTAQVAETSAHSGHSGKAKININNAILSQLDKLEATLGIPALSNKIQANRPYANPTDLVSKKVITQPQFDQIKDMVTVEEVVLTGEAKDIDYMTKLGLMKGHLLVAKELLDQNQPKQAQPHIGHPVEEIYIDIEEQLDERKVKEFKSNLVSLTDLVKSNPKDAKIKTNFTTSVQAVDSAIAALPTEERRKPEFVLQVINGLLDAANSEYGAAIANGKITAPIEYQDSRGFIVYSQELYKGISSQMTQEHPESHKAIDTAFMELVKVWRTAIPPVQAVSTPEDVTKLVKIIEENTQKVRTKTSTKAQN